CTCAGCTGTGGCAGGGTCAGGATTTGACACCCCGTGGCCGAGCTCAGGGTCACTCAGAGCCCTGCCAAAAGTAGTCTTGTCGCTGGTGTGATGTTGCTGGTGGCATCTGATGCTGCCCTGACTCACAGCAGCCCCAAACCACACCAAGCAGGTGGAAGGCAGACTCAAATGTCTGATGGATCTTGGTGAGGAGACCTGGcaaaggggcagggggggaggagATCCACTGGATCTTGTGCTGCGGAGGGACTCGGGTGTGGATTTGAAGTGTGGGGATGGATCTGCCAAGCTTTTGGCGCAGGGGTATGGAGGAAGGAGCAAAGGGATCAGGCTCAAGCTTCCCTGAGCACCGTGCCCTCCATGGGGCCAAGAGCTGCAAAAACGCAGGTGATGCTCTTGGGATGTCAGAGCAACCTTGGGTGCAAGCCGTGAGCTGGGGCACGGTGGCTTTGTAGGGATCTGCTGTCCCTGTTGCAGGGTGGATCTGGGGCCAGCAGTGAGCTGGGGCTGATGGTTTGAACCTATGTGGGCGCAGTACTGGAGAGACCCCCAAATCAATCTGCTGGGAGCTGTCCATGCGCACTGCAGGCGTCTGTGGGGACGCTGTGCTGCAAGGGGTAGTCCGAAGGTGGTGAAGAGCCCTTCACCCTTGCATCGGGCCCCTCTGGGCTGCACGGATAAGGCTGGCATGGCTTGTTTTGCAGGAGGGGCCACTTCCGTAGCAGTCAGAGGCTACAGGGCTTTCTGCAGCCGTCCCGTTTCATGCCTCTTCCATATCTCGTGTGCTATCTCATGCAGGGGGTGGAGGGGCCACATCCTGTTGCcagtgcaaagcagcagtgaggTGGAGGCAGTTCCAAGAGGGGGGTGAGCTCAGAGGTGGTGATCCCGTGCCCCAAAAGAAGATGGTCTGGGGTCTGCTCTGGGTTGGGACCCCGAGGCTAATTCTCACCCTCCATGAGATGCTCAGATCAAGGCTCAAGGTGAGCTAACAGGAAGGATgaggggagggctggagggcTCTGAGCACCCGCTTGGTGTCAGGATCCGTCCCAgacccttccctgcagcctgctggggCCACGTGCAGGTAGATGTCAGCAGGCATTGTGCCTGGGGGAGCCagtccctctcccctgccccatccttCCCTTGCAGTTCTCCACCAGCAGTCGGAGAACCCAGGAAGCTGCAAAATTGGGAGCGGGAATGTAGGAGATGGCAACACCAGCCTGCAGAACATCTGCTTGGAGCTGAGGAAAGGTTTCTGCTCGTCAAAGCTGCAAGGTAACTGCCCCAGCCACGATGCATCTCTGCACCATTAACTTTCCCAAAAACTTGTAGCACCCCTAAACTGGAGAACCAAGGGAAGCTCAGGGCATCCCCATGTGCCTGAGGAGCAAGGAGGACCTAAACACTTGTCCTTCTTTGGATGTGCAGGGGACAAGGTGGCTTCTTGGTGGCTGAACATGGCCCTGACTGTCTTTCAGAGGGTGAGGGGTGCAAGCTCTGCCCCATGGGCTGGACGCTGCATGGGACCAAGTGCTATTGGGTTGTCAGCGATGTCAACTCTTGGGACCAGAGCAAGCAGGACTGTGTGAATCGGGGTGCCGAGCTGCTGATGCCGGGGGACCAGGAGGAGCTGGTAAAGGGACCGATGGCATCAGGGATGTGGGACGGGTCCCAGGACTGCAGCCGAGGGGCTGGTGGCACCTGGGGAAGGGTTGGGGGCTTGTCCAGAAATCTGGGGTGAGCACCCACCCCTGTGCCCAAGCCTCCACGGTGCTTTTGCCAGCATCAAGAGCGTGGGGGACACTGGTGGGGCTCggtcctggggtgggggctgtgcagggccaggctggagcCTGTTTTGGGATGGCGATCTGTGGCACATCAGCATCAccacctgcctgctctgccgTTACAGCGTTTCCTAAAGGAAATCCTACAGAAACCCAGCCGCTACTTCTGGATCggcctctccatcccctctgccGGGAAGGGCTGGACCTGGCTGAACGGCTCCCGCCTGGACCACAGCCGGTGAGCGCTTTGGGGAGGGATGGGTGTTGGGGTGGGCACCTCCACCGTCACCCGAGGGACCCTCGTGCCATGACACGGGCTCCCTCCTGCACCCGCAGGTTCCAGCTGAGCCCCGGGGATAAAGGCAGAAGCTGCGGGATGCTGAGGGAGGACAGGATCAGCTCTGACAACTGCAGCTCGGCATTGCAGTGGATCTGCCAGAAAGAGGCCACCCAGCTCTGAGCCGGGGGCCGCAAGCTGGGCTGTGGCTGGGAGAGACGCTCGGGGACGGGCCAGGATCAGGCCCTCAGCGGGGAGATGTGGGAGCCGGTGCTGATGCTGTTGTACAACAACAGTCTCCTGCACAAATTAATAATGACATTAGCTGGGCTCTGTTGTGTGGTGTTTTCAATCAAATTTGCCAacggggagggctgggaagagCATCCTTCTGTACCAGATAAGCCTGCTTGTGCATGCACGCCCTCGTGCACGCTGTACCTGTCCCTTTCTGCCCTTCCATGGCTCCAGGGCCCCCATCCAACCCCCTGGGCAGATGCCTTTGGGATTTCTGCCCATGCCAGTGTCCCCCTCAAACTTCCTCCTGGACCGTCCCCATCCTCAGGCCGCGCTTTcaccccaggcacagcacaaTTAACCCAGGAGATGGCTCATGCCAGGAAGGGACTGACGGGCAGCGGAGGAGACGGATGCTCGTGGCACAGTGCTTGCAGCGGCAAGAGGCAGATTgcaaaggcagagaggaagcGCAGCAGTGAGTGTTAGGgttaaagagggaaaaaagaggtgGGGGGATTACACAGAAATCCAAAACTAAAACCCCAGCAAGTGAGCTCGCCACGAGGTAGTGCCTGGTCCAGAGCCCAAGGAGGGCAAACACCTGAAACCTATTTggctgagcagaggaggaggacaggggaCACAGGATATGGGGATGGCTGCAAGTCTAAGCCACAGCTGCCACATCAGGGGTGAGGGGGAAGAGATAAGAGCCTCTCCCTATAGCATAAACCTCCAAAAATAGGGTTTCCCCAGCTCAGAGCAAGCTGCAAAGCTCGGTGGGACTGCTCCACGGTATTGCACTGCCTCCCATCCCCGCTGCGTGAGAACAGCCGCCTGAACTGGGATGCTTGCGGACGGatggactgggagcactgggaaggggCTGTTTGCAGCAGCCCTGATGCCCTTCCACACAGCCACACCATCAGTGCCCTCGCAGGGGATGCAGTGAGGTTTCTTCACCCACCATCCAGGTTGGGTTTGTCCCTGCCACCCACAGCTGCTTCtggggctcctgcagcagcaccttgtggggggatggggatgaggggGGCCCTGAGAGCCCCTGTACGCAGCCTTGCACAAGCAAACACACGCCTGTGCAGACACACACGTATCCCCgggctcctcctgctgcctggagcacctcctctcACCAACTCGCCGCGCTGAAAACAGGAGGTTGCTGCCAAGAGCTGCCGAAGGGGAGAGAAACCACCGCCCTCCATCAGGTACAAAACACCACCTCTGTtgttccccagctctgcttgctCTTTCCTGCCAGTTTCTCTGCAATTAtgatggggggcggggggggaatcTGGCATCAGCCTCTGGCTGTCAAGCCCCAAAATAGTTTTGTCTGCTGCACCTGGCACCAGCTGTGATAGATGGCAGGAGCTTTGGCAcagtgtttggctttttttgctttaaacacTTGCACCGTAAAAGGAATTGAACCTCTCAAATGGGGAAGAGGCcctggctggggagctggcAAACGTTTCTGTGTGGAGAAGGCAGATGGGATCTGTCACATACAACCATGGTGGGGTGTCACTCTGGGGACTGATGGGTGAAGATGCTGATGATGGGCAGCATCAGCTGATGCGCCTGGGAGGATGTTTTTGAGCTGATGCCATCCCTGCTGCCCACTCTCccctggtttgtttgtttttctcgGTGGAATTTACTGAAGCAGCTGGTTGAATCCAAAAAGGAGTGTGAGTGGGTGGGAGTCCTTCAAGGACAGTGCAAAAAAgctggcagaggaaaggagaggaaaaagctcCAAGCGGGGGGAGATGTGTCTCTGCCTCCATCCCCCCCTTTTGCCACCTGGGTTGGAGGACACAGTGGTACAaaggctggagcagctcccACCTCCCCGCTGCCCATACGGGTGCTGGAGGGAGTAGAGGAAGGTCGGTAGTGGGAAATACGGCAATAATTAACTTGGCTTTGAGCTGGTTTTTTTGGCCATGCTGGGTGTGAAGCACTTcctctggtttttattttcacGCATGACTGTTCCGAGGCAACCCTGAAGGCTCACCTGCTGAGCTGCCCTTGCTAGTACTTCGAtagttttttgttctttatttcttttggctGGAGAATGTATAGAAAGCTTTACGTCCCCTCTCTGTAGGAGATAACAGGAACTCCCAAGAGACTCTCAGCCCATCACCACCCCAAGGACACCCTGGGCAGGGCAATCCGAGGATGCCAACCTGCCTCCACCCACCGCGGGGCATGAAAACAGCCGCCTCAACTGACCAAAAGAAATGAGGGCCAAGTTACTCCAAAATACTCTAGTGGAAGAAGCTCCACCTCTTCTCAAGTAGCtactacaggggaaaaaagctgcttcTCCCTGGTTTTCAGTCTGGATAAACAACAAGAGCTGTGGCTCTTGGAAAGTGCCGAGAGCTGCATCTGCATGGGCTCAGCGAGGTCTTCTGCTCAACACCTGTAACGAACCTGagctcccccagctctgcttttcaggggaaggaaaggacGGAGAAGATACAGGCTTGTTTTGTGGTAGCAACAAGGCCGGTGGGAGACTCCTCTACCTGGTTTTCCAGCAAAGACCCAGACATTTGTTTTACATGATGGTGCTGTCAAAGAGGGAGGCAACGGGGCTGGGGCAACACCTGATCCCAGGGGGAAGGTGGTCGATGTGCCCCTGGGCCTGGGAGAAAGGCTGAAGGTGGGGAATCAAGAAG
The sequence above is drawn from the Ciconia boyciana chromosome 29, ASM3463844v1, whole genome shotgun sequence genome and encodes:
- the LOC140644879 gene encoding killer cell lectin-like receptor subfamily B member 1B allele C isoform X4 encodes the protein MDLPSFWRRGMEEGAKGSGSSFPEHRALHGAKSCKNAVLHQQSENPGSCKIGSGNVGDGNTSLQNICLELRKGFCSSKLQEGEGCKLCPMGWTLHGTKCYWVVSDVNSWDQSKQDCVNRGAELLMPGDQEELRFLKEILQKPSRYFWIGLSIPSAGKGWTWLNGSRLDHSRFQLSPGDKGRSCGMLREDRISSDNCSSALQWICQKEATQL
- the LOC140644879 gene encoding killer cell lectin-like receptor subfamily B member 1B allele C isoform X5; translation: MRCSDQGSSSPPAVGEPRKLQNWERECRRWQHQPAEHLLGAEERFLLVKAARGQGGFLVAEHGPDCLSEGEGCKLCPMGWTLHGTKCYWVVSDVNSWDQSKQDCVNRGAELLMPGDQEELRFLKEILQKPSRYFWIGLSIPSAGKGWTWLNGSRLDHSRFQLSPGDKGRSCGMLREDRISSDNCSSALQWICQKEATQL
- the LOC140644879 gene encoding killer cell lectin-like receptor subfamily B member 1A isoform X2: MRGGLEGSEHPLGVRIRPRPFPAACWGHVQVDVSRHCAWGSQSLSPAPSFPCSSPPAVGEPRKLQNWERECRRWQHQPAEHLLGAEERFLLVKAARGQGGFLVAEHGPDCLSEGEGCKLCPMGWTLHGTKCYWVVSDVNSWDQSKQDCVNRGAELLMPGDQEELRFLKEILQKPSRYFWIGLSIPSAGKGWTWLNGSRLDHSRFQLSPGDKGRSCGMLREDRISSDNCSSALQWICQKEATQL
- the LOC140644879 gene encoding killer cell lectin-like receptor subfamily B member 1B allele C isoform X3; translated protein: MAGGPLTSPVMAGEIIYADLDIGPGKRCRKLHSLPQPGTSGCPQWHRTALWAGWSGNLLLLGAVVAMGCLLLHQQSENPGSCKIGSGNVGDGNTSLQNICLELRKGFCSSKLQEGEGCKLCPMGWTLHGTKCYWVVSDVNSWDQSKQDCVNRGAELLMPGDQEELRFLKEILQKPSRYFWIGLSIPSAGKGWTWLNGSRLDHSRHTRIPGLLLLPGAPPLTNSPR
- the LOC140644879 gene encoding killer cell lectin-like receptor subfamily B member 1B allele B isoform X1; protein product: MAGGPLTSPVMAGEIIYADLDIGPGKRCRKLHSLPQPGTSGCPQWHRTALWAGWSGNLLLLGAVVAMGCLLLHQQSENPGSCKIGSGNVGDGNTSLQNICLELRKGFCSSKLQEGEGCKLCPMGWTLHGTKCYWVVSDVNSWDQSKQDCVNRGAELLMPGDQEELRFLKEILQKPSRYFWIGLSIPSAGKGWTWLNGSRLDHSRFQLSPGDKGRSCGMLREDRISSDNCSSALQWICQKEATQL